The sequence tgttaaaagtaTGGGGGGTTCTAGGGGAACgatataaaccaaaaaaaaaacgtatttctCTTTTTATACCAGTAGCTAATATCTTCAGTCCAAAAGCAGAAATCAATAAACCCGTTTTGCAGCCTCCTGTTAAGTTTACACTTTGGGAAAAcaagtcaaaacaaaaacagtgttctgTGTACCAAAcgcgtctctctattatataaaaaaatctttcgaCGCGACAAGGCTTTTTAGgaaacaagacttttttcaatTCCCGTGAGATGAGAATATTGCCACGAGATTCTTTCATGTCCCGCCCACCTATCAACCATTTTTAAACAAGACCAcaggtcctctcacctctcagtcttctgaatgcttttgtcagacacacttcctgcgctctcagctcttataaattttaacgttttacTCACTTTTAGTtctcaattaaagaagacgtattatgtccaaatcttattgaagaatttcatcatgaagggttatcaacagaaaaaaaagagtacacgggcaatcttaGCACTGAGAAACAATAAGGTCAAAAGAATTAACGGCAAAAATGTTTATCGATAACatggcagattggttaaatgtgtatcaagaGACCctactgaaacagttggtggtgatagtgaggaagatgaaaacatcaacttacaatatcacaaggaatatctacaaccattaacacaccggtcttccaccgcacgaaatactgtatgtatccaagaaaggtaatgtattacatcttcaggggataacattacacGACAAAGGAGATCTTCAAataccattcatattaaaacgttaacagtttctcgttagaatagcttttgcaaagacaattaacaaatctccgagccaaacatttgaaaaagttgtttaatttatagagaatgaaattcaatcacgggcagttatacatcccgacgatgcaaatgtaacactttacatgaaaatttaaatctatttaaaattgtacatccgcatccccatacgcgagcggcagaactgCAGAGGCTAGCGAGTAGCACTGGCACAGGGGGTTGGctggcgaagcgagcagggggtaaagccCCTAGTAAATACAAAAAGCCAACATAAATGGAGTAGGAAAGGTCGATCCAgcgtccactgctgtactgacgTGTGACAGCCCAGCATCACAAGCGTGTTTGTTTATGCACTTTTAGtttggttttgatttaagaaTGTCAGTACCTGACCACACGCTCAACGCTCCCCTTGTGTTACTGTAGGTTACCACAGCGCAAAGCTTAGTGCCTTCCACACTGGCCTGAtgtgaacattgacagttgctacaTTGTGAACGTCTTGTTTGTCCTTGCACTTGATCAGACATTTTGCGACTTAACGGCTTCTCTAGTCCGTCTCCAATGACCTAAATCACCAAGCATAGCATGGCGGTTCAGTCGCACAGTGCCGTGTGCATCAGTTCACTTTccgtgtcaacatctgatgaccaattcacgcTGTCATCACTATCACTCAATGCAACTAATGAtttagtttgttctaaaactggctttacaactTCTCCTTTTACatgttgtgtttgtttgttgTGTTGAAGGCGGCACTCCACTCCTGAAGGTCGAGGAGGTCCTACAGAGGGGTGTGgcggatgcccctttgacactggatccgggggagcagccatggaatgCACACTACGTTCCCTgtaacacttggtggcagcccccctgggttgcatcggggcacTATCCTGGAACACTGGACCTCATCTCTGTTGAGCTCCgttgccaccgccagggggagctgcacagcttcctgagcccatgtgggctgtaACGCAGccttaattaggttaattatcacctgaagcacttccgggtgggctataaaaggagcctgcagccactacccGAGGCGCCAGAGtccggaggaggaggaggaggcagacGACGAGTGATTTTTGTGgcgtttttcttttgtttccgtttttggggactgtgtagggccactgggacacggctgaagaaaatacatttttttgttcattttatctgTGTCTCTGCTGTGAGTCAGTGTCGGATCGACGCCAAGCGAGCACTTGTCCCACAGGGGCAAAATGAATAGATGAATAGATCTCATTTTATCCATTAGATCAGCTCATAACCGCATACCTAGGAGATACTCAGGGTTCACCATTTTTTACATTAGTTCTGAGCCTGAGCGTGTTGCGGGGACCAAGCAagtaaatccaaaaaaaaaaaaaccacctacCACTATTGAATGACAACAATCATAAACcacaaaaaacaacaatgatGAGGCTGACAGGAGAGGTGGTCCACGGTCTGAAGTGAGAGATTCAACTTCTCCATAAACACTCACTGAGCATTACAGCAGCTGCACGCGTGGGTGGCACTGCCTCCTTGGGTGCCACATACAGGGCAGACAATAAACGGCAGATTAAACCAAGCGACAATAAACAACATATAAGCAAACCAACAACATGATACCCAATATTTGAAAAGCAAGTAGATTAAACCGAAAATCTAGTCGTGGCTGAATCATAAGGGTGATGCACAGCTGCCCAGAAGCACACCGTCTCTTAAATGAAAAACTGGCCTCTGCTCATCTTATTATGCTGTCTGTGTGTGCCCATGTGCATGCATGTCTGCCATGATCTTATCAGCGCCCAGATACCTTCATATGAAGGTAACAATGGTAAGAAAACACCCgcattaatgaaatgaaaagtgaaaCGGCAGATGACCCAAGTGTCTCTCGCGTCTTAAGCTTTCTTTTTCACGTTCACTGAAGGTGCCTGTGGGTAACACGTGCAGGCGTTCAACATGTGGTAACCCTATCTTCTGCTGCCATCGGCCCTTACTCATTTCTGTCCGAGTATCTAGGTACACGGGCTTTCTccacactattttgttttttttttttataaaagcacacAAGTTAGTCTCCTCTTTCACTTTTTTGTCCACATTACCCCAGCATTTATAATCCCTGAAAATGGAGAGTTTTGAAAATGCTCCCCAGTGCCTGCTCAGGATGGCAGTACGGATTGGTGAAAACGCAGACTCTAATCCCGCTCTGATTGGTTTATGCTGATTAcatagcccttccctgattggatcctgctcatgaCAACATCTGATTTCACAATTGGACACCCTTCAGGGAGCAAAGCCATAGTCAACATAGCGGGCACTGGAATCGCTTTGTGCTGCTGGCCTGTATGTGTCTTTGGGACAGTTTGAATGTTGCATGCATGTGTAAAAAGGCAGACAGGTCGTTTACTGGGCCCATGGCTGGCAGTGTTGACATCCCTTCAAAGATTATTTTATCGATTTTGTGCATGCCCAGTTTAACTGAATAGCTatgttatatacattttttttttttttttaataactgtgtGCGGAGATACTTTAATAAACCAAGTGAAAATGCTGAAGTGAATGGAGattgttttcaattttaattttaatataatagtACTAGTGTGAATGTCCCCAGTGATCGATTGTAGCAACTGAGACCTGGCAGAGAACCGGCAGGTGGGAGGGTGGAGCCCTGTGTACTGAAGCAGCTCTGAGGGAGACGGGCAGAGTGGCACAGCCGGTCAGACCAGCAAAGGAAAGAAGAGGGAGGGCAGGCGGTCAGCCCTGTCAGTGTGAGAGCTCCCCTTTAAGTGAGATGTCACACATTAACAAAGTGCCATTGGAAGTAACACTGTGGCTATCGCCTTGAGCAGCCAAATGCATTTTAGGATCTTTAGTTATttagaggggcggcacggtggcgcagtggttagcgctgctgcctcgcagttaggagacccgggttcgcttcccgggtccttcctgcgtggagtctgcatgttctccccgtgtctgcgtgggtttcctcccacagtccaaagacatgccggtcaggtggattggcgattctgaattggccctattgtgtgattggtttgtgtgtgtcctgcggtgggttggcaccctgcccaggattggttcctgccttgtgccctgtgttggctgggattggctccagcagacccccgtgaccctattcagattcagcgggttagaaaatggatggatggatggatagttatttaGAGTCTAGTCGCCCTCAGCCGCCTGCTCTTAATATGCATTCTGCTTTGCTCTTCTAGTACGATTgtccattttgttattattattattactcaccacgcttatattaacttcacctgtttgttgtctggtacaaatcctgtcatcgatatttaacccacttcctattgtccaaatgaattgaaattttgcacacctaactcacttccgatgactgacaatacatgaatcaataatcagtttcactaattgatcaattaatccatgttaattaaaaaatgaaattttcatatgaggaatagttcaagatttcaccaatagatggcgctagtaacagatagaaatattatCCACTTTTTGCATCTTGTATGAAGATGTGTGCCTATAAACAtcaaaggaagtgttaaaatatcgattacaaattagattaaaacaaacccaagactaaaaagttgaaagtaatatttatataaaaaatactttttaacttaatataagcatggtttttaaaaagtgtacaaaaaataagtctcatacatcactcgtaaaataaaagtgtgggcaCTTTAATGTAAACATCTCACGTCATCATCACAAAGTGTCCCAGTTGGGGGGTTGGTGTTCAAGTGGCATCCGCCAGAAGCACGTGCACGGAAAAAGTTCAGCAGTATGCTTCTGGTAAATAATCCGTACCACTGCTTTAACTAAATAACACTGTCATTCTCAAACTAATTCAGCATCAGGTGGACCGAAGCGTATCTCAGGGGGATTAGGTAGAAGCCCACCCTGGAATGGTTGCCAGGgcattgcatatttatttatttacacaaacaacAGTGCTCTGCATTGGCCTCACTAATTTAACCCAACATGGAGGGCTGAGGATGTGATACAAACAATGTGACTGGGAGGGCACTGGATTTGTGAGACGGCATCGCCAAcctctgtgccaccgtgccctTCATAACTATTCTGATCCTGAAGGTTGGTTAGATGTCACACCACAGATTAGCCCTGCCAGAGACCAGGAGGAGACAGTGGCGAGCCAAATACTTACATGCTTGTCTTTGTCTCCGCGTTATAAGCGATCATCTTGATTGACTTGTTTTTCAGGTTAATCTGCTCGTCCTGCTTATGGAGGGGAGACTTTTTGCtctgaggggggaaaaaaaaaatagaaaaatagaagttgGAACAAAGGGCAGTTTCAAAATAGTGCCACCTTGTGGAAATATGAGTATATGCAGTCAACTTTTAAACAGGCTTGTTTTCggtttatttgcttagcagatgcttttatccaaagtgacttacaaaggaggACAACGTCATCGAGTAACATCAGTCTATGGACTGTTTTCACCAAGTGTAGCAGTTAATCAGCACCAGTGAAACGCTATGAAGTGAGCATGGCAAAATCAACAATGTGGCAGACagccacaaaggaaaaaaaaaagaacattcctGAACAATCTGAGGGAAATTCACACCCCAGCGGGGCTATCAGCCGCTTCCTAAACACGTGGTGGGATTCAGCAGTTTgggtggaggtgggcagctcgtttcACCACCTACACATGCAAAGAGTCAAGACTGAGATTGGATACTGGTGGCAACACCGGCGGCCGCAGTTCACTGGCACACCTGTTTGAAGGAGCACAGGCCCTCCCAGTGTCTACATAGATACAGGTGCTGGCCCACTGACTAGTCTGTAGGCAAGtatcaaggatttgaacccaatgCATGCTGTTAAAGGAAGCCAATGTAGCAACTTGATGAGGGGAGTGACAGGCGTTCATCTCAGCTGGTTAAATAAATGACAGGCCACCGCTTTTTGGACCGTCTGCAGTGACCCGATGGCACAGATGTGACAAGagcaaagcctggaccagaagttagGCTTAATCTGACCGAGTATGCAGCACATTTAAGGCATGGGCTTGGCAAGCCCTGGAGTTCAAAGCAGGACACACAGACGCTCCAGTTTAGTTTACAATCACCAGTTAGCCTTCGAAATGCGGGAGATGGAGTGAGTGTACAAATGACCTAGCTGAAGGCAGGAACACCGGCCGCTACACCAGACGGTCACGGGGTCACCAACTTCGCAGCATCAGCAGAGCTTCAGGAAATGACCAACAGCACTTTCCCTCAAACACGCCTTGACGTCGAGTCTCCGTGGTGCAGATTCATGTTGGTAACAAGCACTTGTTTGGCCTTTGATGAACTCTCAACCCTCTAGGTGGGCACTTATTCACTGTGGGTGTAGCAGCTAAACTTTACTGATGCATTTCAAGTGTTCCGTTTTTATAAGCATCGACATTTCTTTTGCATGCTGCAGGTTTTGTAAGAACATGAGAAGACAAAACCCATTATGAGTGGGGGACTTCTCAAGAAATTAATATGCATTTGTTCTTTCATGCTCATATTTCCAAGTGTCCTTTTGGTGTTATAAGACCACAGCGAGGCAGAGCCCATTCAGTTTTTGGGAGCAGTGGCACCCACTATGGCAACGAGAGGTGCGACAGCAATGGCACCTCGATGGATAAACGCATGGCTTGGACATCTGGTTCATTTTAGGACACCTCGCAATGAAGCATATTAGTTGGTTACAAGATGGCTTCTAACACTCTGTAGGAAATGAGGTGACCACACATGTACAGTGTGTCATATTTATGTGCCAGGTGGAACAGCTGGACATGTTGGCTGTAAGCATCCCCACAGAATGGCTTCACTAGTCCATCTCTCAGAAGACCAAGCCAACGTCTAAATCTGCTGATCTCTGTAACAGAGTCGGCCACTGGGTCCTGGTGTCCAATGGAGTGGACAGGGTGATTTCCAGCAAGTTGGTGACTTACCATGGCACCTAAACACAATTTGAAGATGCATCAAAAAGGAATGGGACTGTCCTGGTAAGATCAGGTAAGGGTGTCCGATTTCTGCTCTGGTAGACCACCTGTTGGTGTTTACCAGTAAAGGCGCTCTGCTCTGTCAGTAGCGAGAGGCACAGTTGGTCTGCAACATGACAGGTCAGAGACACCCCACCACTCTCAAAACCTCACAACCTTCTGTTAGGTGGCTTTGAGTGCCATCGTTGCCATCTACAATGTTAGTCCCCCtccatcaaacacacacacacacacacacggggcaGAGAATGTTTCTGAGCAAACATGGGTACGACAGGATGAGCCTTGATGCCCCTCATAATCAAACCAGCAGAGGGAGGGATGCCAGGTCGGTTCACCTCTTTCGGGATGggatgacacacagctgtgcAGATGGATTAATTCCAACCAAAGCTTTAGGAGGTTCAGCTGTTCCTTTGCCAGTGCCACTCTTGCACCTCAAAAAAAGCCTCGAGACTGGCTGTGACATGAAAAATACTACATTAATATTttacatgaaaggcactacataaatatgTTTACAGCCAGAGTTGTTACCAACAAGGAAGGAACAACACACACTTTTATACCCACagtcatgaaaggcactataaaagtaATTTAACAGCCACTATTGCTACTCTCCTTTGATTTCAAGCAGGTGTCGTTCATGAACTCACCTTCTCCTGGACGCCACTCAGGCGCCGCTTCAGTCGATTCAGGAAACTCCCACTGgacaaccttaaaaaaaaaaaaagatgtgaaagcACAAAGTGCCAGGAGAAGATGGGCACAGCAGAACAGAAAGGGTCGAGCTACTTACATGACCCCCTCCACCTTTTCGGGGGGAGGCTCGATTGGGCTTTCACGCTCTTTAAATCCAGTCTTTGAGACTTCAGTCAGGGCTTTCGTCTTCCCGCTTACAACATGTGACGTGTCCTGCACAGAAACgacattttcttgattttattatCCCGACCAAAATTGAATTCTTCTCTCTGTTTTGTTACATTTCTGCTGCTACCCTGCATAAGGCTGAAGGCCACCCACCACAGGGACAGACCCTCAGGCGCATCCCACTGTCCTGGGCTATTAGTATCAAGTCGAGGTGTGGCAGGGGGATTACTGGAATGCCGGACATGGGACAAGGTGGGCAGCGTGAAGCTACTGACTCAATATACAGGCAGCCGAATTGGTGAATCTAAGTGTTACCGACTCCACCAAACCAAGTCGATGACTAAGATTTTTATGTGAGCTTCATGGGGTTTGGAGCCAAGCCCATCCCAAAAACATTGGTCCAGTTGACGTCCTGCAATCCCCCTGTGGAAACTCTTAAGCCAATGTAAGGGGAGTGTAAAGCAGTGAGCAGCCTATCCATGTGTGTGAGTGGTGCACTCATCAGGTGAACCCCCAGTGCTGGTCAGAAGAATGGACTGAGGTCACGAGGGAGCCCCCACTTGAGCCCTGCTTTGTCTCAACTACTTAAGTCAGACCACCAATGAAGGAAATGGCGGTAGAATGAACAGAACCGGTGTACAGAAGCAAAAAAGGTTAGACACATGCAGGGCCAAGGTCGGAGTAGTTGTCACTTAGACTCAACTTTTAATACactcagaaaaagggaaaaaacaataaatgtcaaCCTATAATCCTGCTCACATTCGACAGAACACACAGACACCGCTGTCAAAATTCTGTAGAAAAATCGAATACAGAAGGAGTGTTTACAGACTGAGCAGAAAAGCAGACCCCTCCTCAATACTGTCACCCAGTATGACAGCCGATGTGGCCTCCACTGTATACTGACACCATGGCCacccacatactccaatatggcAGAAATGAAACGTTTAATGTCCAGGCTTTGCCAATATGTAGgtagagtggcacagtgggtggcaCTGCCATCTTACTGATCCTGCATGCAGGTGTAGTCCTTGAGGAGTTTGCACATTTCCATGCGTCAGCATAGGGGTGCCTCCCACATTGAAAGAGATATGCGGTTTGGTTAGGCAGaagcatgaaaggcactatacgtgACAGATGGCTATATagagatctgaaaggcactatataggtctGCTAGCTAGCTTGAGATATGAAAGGTAAGGTATAAGTAAGTTAGTTTAACACATATATGAGAGCACTATATCCGACAGACAgaggtatatatacagtgcatccagaaagtattcacagcgcatcactttttccacattttgttatgttacagccttattccaaaatggattaaattcattttttcctcagaattctacacacaacaccccataatgacaacgtgaaaaatgtttacttgagatttttgcaaatgtattaaaaataaaaaaaattgagaaagcacatgtccataagtacactcttcctagagctggccggccatctaaactgagcaatcgggggagaagggccttagtcagggaggtgaccaagaacccgatggtcactctgtcagagctccagaggtcttctgtggagagaggagaaccttccagaaggacaaccatctctgcagcaatccaccaatcaggcctgtttggtagagtggccagacggaagccactccttagtaaaaggcacatggcagcccgcctggagtttgccaaaaggcccctgaaggactctcagaccataagaaacaaaattttctggtctgatgagacaaagattgaactctttgatgtgaatgcgaggcgtcacgtttggaggaaatcaggcaccgctcatcaccaggccaataccgtccctacagtgaagcatggtggtggcagcatcatgctatggggatgcttttcagcggcaggaactgggagactagtcaggataaagggaaagatgactgcagcactgtacagagacatcctggatgaaaacctgctccagagcgctcttgacctcagactggggcgacggttcatctttcagcaggacaacgacccaaagcacacagccaagatatcaaaggagtggcttcaggacaactctgtgaatgtccttgagtggcccagccagagcccagacttgaatcagacTGAACGTcgctggagagatcttaaaatggctgtgcaccgacacctcccatccaacctgatggagctcaagaggtgctgcaaagaggaatggacaaaactggccaaggataggtgtgccaagcttgtggcatcatattcaaaaagacttgaggctggaattgctgccaaaggtgcatcgacaaagtattgagcaaaggctgtgaatacttatggacatgggatttctcagtgtttttatttttaataaatttgcaaaaacttcaagtaaactagTGTCTGTGTGAGTGGTCACCCACTCGGAGGGTCTCTTTGAACCCAGTGCCCACCCGCTCCGAGAAGGAGCTGATAGGATTGCGCTCCACGTTCGTTAATACGACTTCTAGCTGCCTTATCCAAGTCTACGGGACAAGGATTCCGGGCCAGTCTTGGTGGTATTTGGCGCAAGGGGGCGCCAGTCGCCCACAGAGAACGCTCTCACGTTATTGTTACTTTCTGTAACGCTGTAATGTATTACTTACCTTTTTGAGGGGGCTCGAGACGGCTACCTCCACCTCCTGTTACCTCCCATTTTCTTGCCCCTTCGCTTCTGCCCACTTACCTTGTGTACGCCCTTGCCGTCGCCTCCTCCATAGACGTCCACTTGTTTTTCGGAACTCCGGTTCATCTCTTTAATGTAGGTGCGCGAGGACTCCAGACTTGCCACAAGTGCCATTTTTTCTTGCTTAGTCCGTTCCAGCTTCTCCTTAAAGTACAGGACCTCTGCCATTTTTTCTTTGAGCGCCTCCTCTTTAGCCTCCAATGCCAGTTTCATGCGGCTTTTCTTGGAGCTCACATGGTTGAGGCGTAAGACGACGCCTGTGTATTGATTTGCCGCCCTCCTCAAAATATTGATGCAAAGAATGCCAGTGGGCACGACAACCAGCGAGGCCAGGACCCCCGACGAAATTAAAAGGTCCTGCACAATGGAGGTCTGCGCTATGAAGGGCTCGTCGACCGAAGGCGTCGTCAACAGCGCGTACAAATAAAGACTGAAGCAGCGGAACAGCAGATACATTTTCTGTGCTACCCGATCCCCTCTGAATGACTGGTATCCCGCTCTTCGACGGCTTAAAGGTTATGCCGGCGGGCAAACGAGAGCAGTTTAACCCGTTATGGGTCCTGAGCCGTCACCTACCTCACGCGAGGATCCTCCAGTGTGGCTCATTGGTCGGACCTTCCTGAAGCAGCGGCATTAAACAAAACGCCGCCATCTTTATGGACTCGGTGTCCTTTTTTAAAGGTTTtcctaatggatggatggatggatttccttcACACACTGGGCCAGACAGATTCGTTTAATAGCTCAGCAGTGACATCTGGTGGTAAACCCAAGCGGCCACATGGAGAACATGCGAATTCCACATAGACGCAGAATCCGTGCGGAGAAAGCCATATGTAAAGGCCAAAGCCCCAAGACACCTGCTGCTCGCTATGTACTGGTGGGGCCTGACCCTGAGATGGAAAAGTAGAAATAGGAGAAGCAAAATATAGAACAGCTAGATAGCTAGCTTGAGATATGAAGGTACTATACAAGTCAAACAGTTAGCGAACTTGATAAAGATATAAAGGGCACTTATACAAGACTGACAGTTAGCTtcatagatatgaatggcacaatATGGGTTAGATAGTTTCACAGAGATATAAAGGGCAGTATATTTGACAGCTCTTACTTTATAGGTATGGAAGGCATTATGTAGGACTGCTAGCTTGATatgaaatctctctctctctctctct comes from Polypterus senegalus isolate Bchr_013 chromosome 17, ASM1683550v1, whole genome shotgun sequence and encodes:
- the LOC120517410 gene encoding uncharacterized protein LOC120517410 isoform X1, whose translation is MYLLFRCFSLYLYALLTTPSVDEPFIAQTSIVQDLLISSGVLASLVVVPTGILCINILRRAANQYTGVVLRLNHVSSKKSRMKLALEAKEEALKEKMAEVLYFKEKLERTKQEKMALVASLESSRTYIKEMNRSSEKQVDVYGGGDGKGVHKDTSHVVSGKTKALTEVSKTGFKERESPIEPPPEKVEGVMLSSGSFLNRLKRRLSGVQEKSKKSPLHKQDEQINLKNKSIKMIAYNAETKTSMSANSSFFKSLLSCLSGNYTTDSKNVYKGKAPLKRRKTKVVLRNKSHTILHTPSPIKVEAKSPLPMEGHRPESANSSSSKELSYPIHADDGGCLLTDGQQQEEMESSLFTSVERCEPLVAA